In Quercus robur chromosome 10, dhQueRobu3.1, whole genome shotgun sequence, a genomic segment contains:
- the LOC126703632 gene encoding endochitinase EP3-like isoform X1 translates to MVALSVKKNLLILVLVGILAGFVPGYVKGQSVADIVTQDFFNGIINQTDASCAGKNFYTRAGFLDALNSYNQFGNLGSADDSKREIAAFFAHVTHETGHFCYIEEINGASQDYCDESNTQYPCNPNKKYFGRGPLQLTWNYNYGAAGTSIGIDLLNSPETVATDVTVSFKTALWFWMTNVRPVVSQGFGATIRAINGAIECNGGNSGAVQARVQYYTQYCNQLGVAPGDNLTC, encoded by the exons ATGGTTGCACTTAGTGTGAAAAAGAATCTACTAATCCTTGTTCTAGTCGGAATCCTAGCCGGATTTGTGCCTGGATATGTGAAGGGTCAATCTGTAGCTGATATTGTGACCCAAGATTTCTTTAATGGGATAATTAATCAGACTGATGCAAGCTGTGCAGGGAAGAACTTCTACACAAGAGCAGGTTTTCTTGATGCGCTCAATTCGTATAATCAATTTGGAAATCTCGGTTCTGCAGATGATTCCAAGCGTGAAATTGCAGCTTTCTTTGCTCATGTTACTCATGAGACTGGAC ATTTTTGCTACATAGAGGAGATCAATGGTGCCTCACAAGACTACTGTGACGAGAGCAACACACAGTATCCATGCAACCCTAACAAAAAATACTTTGGCCGTGGACCACTTCAGCTAACATGGAATTACAATTACGGGGCAGCTGGAACTAGCATTGGAATTGACTTATTAAACTCTCCTGAAACTGTTGCTACAGACGTGACTGTTTCTTTTAAGACCGCCTTGTGGTTTTGGATGACCAATGTTCGTCCAGTTGTAAGCCAAGGTTTTGGTGCAACCATTCGAGCCATCAATGGTGCCATTGAATGCAATGGTGGAAACTCCGGTGCTGTCCAAGCCCGTGTCCAGTACTACACTCAATATTGTAACCAACTTGGTGTTGCTCCAGGCGATAATCTCACTTGCTAG